The following proteins are encoded in a genomic region of Burkholderia pyrrocinia:
- a CDS encoding iron transporter — MLGSSFIRTTVAVAAALAAMSASAAEYPIGKQQIQGGMEIGAVYLQPITMDPEGMMRKASDSDVHLEADIHAVKNNPTGFAEGDWMPYLQVTYKLTKQGDTKWKAEGDLMGMVASDGPHYGDNVKLNGPGKYHLTMVVKPPMQSGHMAFGRHIDKETGVGAWFKPITLEYDFPFAGIGKKGGY, encoded by the coding sequence ATGTTGGGTTCTTCGTTCATCCGCACGACGGTTGCGGTAGCGGCGGCGCTTGCCGCGATGTCGGCCTCGGCTGCCGAATATCCGATCGGCAAGCAGCAGATCCAGGGCGGCATGGAAATCGGCGCGGTGTACCTGCAGCCGATCACGATGGATCCGGAAGGGATGATGCGCAAGGCGTCGGATTCCGACGTCCACCTTGAGGCCGACATCCATGCGGTCAAGAACAACCCGACGGGTTTCGCGGAAGGCGACTGGATGCCGTACCTGCAGGTCACGTACAAGCTGACGAAGCAGGGCGACACGAAGTGGAAGGCTGAAGGCGACCTGATGGGCATGGTCGCGAGCGACGGTCCGCACTACGGCGACAACGTGAAGCTGAACGGCCCGGGCAAATACCACCTGACGATGGTCGTCAAGCCGCCGATGCAGTCGGGTCACATGGCATTCGGCCGTCACATCGACAAGGAAACGGGCGTGGGCGCGTGGTTCAAGCCCATTACCCTCGAGTACGACTTCCCGTTCGCCGGTATCGGCAAGAAGGGCGGTTACTGA
- a CDS encoding amino acid aminotransferase — protein sequence MSLFSAVQLAPRDPILGLNEAFNADARPTKVNLGVGVYTNEEGKIPLLRAVREAEKVRVEAGLPRGYLPIDGIAAYDAAVQKLLLGNDSPLIAAGRVVTAQALGGTGALKIGADFLRTVNPNAKVAISDPSWENHRALFEAAGFEVVAYPYYDAATNGVNFEGMLSALNGYAAGTVVVLHACCHNPTGVDLTDAQWQQIVDVVKARNLVPFLDMAYQGFGENIEADAAAVRLFAAADLNAFVSSSFSKSFSLYGERVGALSIITSSKEEATRVLSQLKRVIRTNYSNPPTHGGAVVAAVLASPELHAAWVQELGEMRDRIRAMRNGLVERLKASGTDRDFSFINAQRGMFSYSGLTAAQVDRLRDEFGIYAVGTGRICVAALNTRNLDVVANAVAAVLK from the coding sequence ATGTCGCTCTTCTCCGCTGTCCAGCTTGCTCCCCGCGACCCGATCCTGGGCCTGAACGAAGCCTTCAACGCCGATGCGCGTCCGACCAAGGTCAACCTCGGCGTCGGCGTGTACACGAACGAAGAAGGCAAGATTCCGTTGCTGCGCGCGGTTCGCGAAGCGGAGAAGGTGCGTGTCGAAGCCGGCCTGCCGCGCGGCTACCTGCCGATCGACGGGATCGCCGCCTACGATGCGGCCGTGCAGAAGCTGCTGCTCGGCAACGATTCGCCGCTGATCGCTGCGGGCCGCGTGGTCACGGCGCAGGCACTGGGCGGCACGGGCGCGCTGAAGATCGGCGCCGATTTCCTGCGCACCGTGAACCCGAACGCGAAGGTCGCGATCAGCGATCCGAGCTGGGAAAACCACCGCGCGCTGTTCGAAGCGGCCGGCTTCGAAGTCGTCGCGTACCCCTATTACGACGCCGCGACCAACGGCGTGAACTTCGAAGGCATGCTGTCGGCGCTGAACGGCTACGCGGCGGGCACGGTTGTCGTGCTGCACGCGTGCTGCCACAACCCGACCGGCGTGGACCTGACCGACGCGCAATGGCAGCAGATCGTCGACGTCGTGAAGGCGCGCAACCTCGTACCGTTCCTCGACATGGCCTACCAGGGCTTCGGCGAAAACATCGAGGCCGATGCCGCCGCCGTGCGCCTGTTTGCCGCGGCCGACCTGAACGCATTCGTGTCGTCGTCGTTCTCGAAGTCGTTCTCGCTGTACGGCGAGCGCGTCGGCGCGCTGTCGATCATCACGTCGAGCAAGGAAGAAGCGACGCGCGTGCTGTCGCAACTGAAGCGCGTGATCCGCACGAACTACTCGAACCCGCCGACCCACGGCGGCGCCGTGGTCGCAGCGGTGCTCGCCTCGCCGGAACTGCACGCTGCGTGGGTACAGGAACTCGGTGAAATGCGCGATCGCATCCGCGCGATGCGCAACGGCCTCGTCGAGCGGCTGAAGGCAAGCGGCACCGACCGCGACTTCAGCTTCATCAACGCGCAGCGCGGGATGTTCTCGTATTCCGGCCTGACCGCAGCGCAAGTCGATCGCCTGCGCGACGAGTTCGGCATCTATGCGGTCGGCACGGGCCGGATCTGCGTCGCAGCGCTGAACACGCGCAACCTCGACGTGGTCGCCAATGCAGTCGCAGCCGTCCTGAAGTAA
- a CDS encoding 3-hydroxybutyrate dehydrogenase — translation MAADLSGKTAVVTGAASGIGKEIALELAKAGAAIAIADLNQDGANAVADEINKAGGKAIGVAMDVTSEEAVNSGIDKVAETFGSIDILVSNAGIQIVNPIENYSFSDWKKMQAIHVDGAFLTTKAALKHMYKDDRGGVVIYMGSVHSHEASPLKSAYVTAKHGLLGLARVLAKEGAKHNVRSHVVCPGFVRTPLVDKQIPEQAKELGISEEEVIKKVMLGNTVDGVFTTVQDVAQTVLFLSAFPSAALTGQSVVVSHGWFMQ, via the coding sequence ATGGCAGCAGATCTGAGCGGCAAGACCGCAGTCGTCACGGGCGCCGCGAGCGGCATCGGCAAGGAAATCGCACTCGAGCTCGCCAAGGCTGGCGCGGCCATCGCGATCGCCGACCTGAACCAGGACGGCGCGAACGCGGTCGCCGACGAGATCAACAAGGCGGGCGGCAAGGCGATCGGCGTCGCGATGGACGTGACGAGCGAGGAAGCGGTCAACAGCGGCATCGACAAGGTGGCCGAGACGTTCGGCTCGATCGACATCCTGGTATCGAACGCGGGCATCCAGATCGTCAACCCGATCGAGAACTACTCGTTCTCCGACTGGAAGAAGATGCAGGCGATCCACGTCGACGGCGCGTTCCTGACCACGAAGGCTGCGTTGAAGCACATGTACAAGGACGATCGCGGCGGCGTCGTGATCTACATGGGTTCGGTGCACTCGCACGAAGCGTCGCCGCTGAAGTCGGCGTACGTGACGGCCAAGCACGGGCTGCTCGGTCTGGCGCGCGTGCTGGCGAAGGAAGGCGCGAAGCACAACGTGCGTTCGCACGTTGTGTGTCCGGGCTTCGTGCGCACGCCGCTGGTGGACAAGCAGATTCCGGAGCAGGCGAAGGAGCTCGGGATCAGCGAAGAGGAAGTGATCAAGAAGGTGATGCTCGGCAACACGGTCGACGGCGTGTTCACGACGGTGCAGGACGTCGCGCAGACGGTGCTGTTCCTGTCGGCATTCCCGAGCGCCGCGCTCACGGGCCAGTCGGTCGTCGTCAGCCACGGCTGGTTCATGCAGTAA
- a CDS encoding DUF3563 family protein — MIAYIVEKLSNWFESAERERREAYLATSSDIVQLEHRIRSLETNGYSL, encoded by the coding sequence ATGATCGCCTACATCGTCGAAAAGCTGAGCAACTGGTTTGAATCCGCAGAACGTGAGCGCCGTGAGGCTTACCTCGCCACGTCGTCGGACATCGTCCAGCTCGAGCACCGTATCCGTTCGCTCGAAACCAACGGCTACTCGCTGTAA
- a CDS encoding cupredoxin domain-containing protein: MKIPQKIVAAAAALWLAGAAYAADLPTFKLEMADGKLNPARIEVPAGQRFKIEIKNTGKGAAEFESVQLRKEKVLAPGADSFVVVAPLSPGEYKFFDDFHQQAQGVIVAK, from the coding sequence ATGAAAATTCCCCAGAAAATCGTTGCCGCAGCCGCTGCGTTGTGGCTTGCCGGTGCAGCGTACGCTGCCGATCTGCCGACGTTCAAGCTCGAGATGGCGGACGGCAAGCTGAATCCCGCCCGCATCGAAGTGCCGGCCGGCCAGCGTTTCAAGATCGAGATCAAGAACACCGGCAAGGGCGCTGCCGAATTCGAGAGCGTGCAACTGCGCAAGGAGAAGGTGCTTGCGCCGGGCGCCGATTCGTTCGTGGTCGTCGCCCCGCTGTCGCCGGGCGAATACAAGTTTTTCGACGATTTCCACCAGCAGGCGCAGGGCGTGATCGTCGCGAAGTAA
- the uvrB gene encoding excinuclease ABC subunit UvrB, whose protein sequence is MSAHHAEVGDALDESKFVTFEGSPFQLYQPYPPAGDQPTAIETLVEGIGDGLAFQTLLGVTGSGKTFTMANTIARLGRPAIVFAPNKTLAAQLYSEFREFFPRNAVEYFVSYYDYYQPEAYVPQRDLFIEKDSSINEHIEQMRLSATKSLMERRDVVIVATVSAIYGIGNPSEYHQMILTLRTGDKLGQRDVIARLIAMQYTRNDQDFQRGTFRVRGDTIDIFPAEHAEMAVRVELFDDEVEALHLFDPLTGRVRQKIPRFTVYPSSHYVTPRDTVMRAVETIKDELRERLEFFHRDNRLVEAQRLEQRTRFDLEMLQELGFCKGIENYSRHFSGAAPGEPPPTLVDYLPPDALMLLDESHVLIGQLNGMYNGDRARKENLVNYGFRLPSALDNRPLKFPEFERKMRQVVFVSATPADYEKRVTGQIAEQVVRPTGLVDPEIEVRPASSQVDDVLTEINARVKAGERVLITVLTKRMAEQLTEFLADHGVKVRYLHSDIDTVERVEIIRDLRLGTFDVLVGINLLREGLDIPEVSLVAILDADKEGFLRAERSLIQTIGRAARNVNGKAILYADNMTESMKRAIGETERRRAKQIAHNEKMGITPRGVVKRIKDIIDGVYNADEARAELKEAQQRAKFEDMSEKQLAKEIKRLEKQMSDYAKNLEFEKAAATRDQLALLRERVFGANVGDHVNGGR, encoded by the coding sequence ATGTCCGCACACCATGCCGAAGTCGGCGACGCGCTCGACGAATCGAAATTCGTGACCTTCGAAGGGTCGCCGTTCCAGTTGTACCAGCCGTATCCACCCGCCGGCGACCAGCCGACCGCGATCGAGACGCTCGTCGAAGGCATCGGCGACGGCCTTGCATTCCAGACGCTGCTCGGCGTGACGGGTTCGGGCAAGACCTTCACGATGGCGAACACGATCGCGCGGCTCGGCCGTCCGGCGATCGTGTTCGCGCCGAACAAGACGCTCGCCGCGCAGCTCTACTCGGAGTTCCGCGAGTTCTTCCCGCGCAACGCGGTCGAGTACTTCGTCTCGTACTACGACTACTACCAGCCTGAGGCATACGTGCCGCAGCGCGACCTGTTCATCGAGAAGGACTCGTCGATCAACGAGCACATCGAGCAGATGCGGCTGTCGGCGACGAAAAGCCTGATGGAGCGTCGCGACGTGGTGATCGTCGCGACGGTGTCGGCGATCTACGGTATCGGCAACCCGTCCGAATACCACCAGATGATCCTGACGCTGCGCACCGGCGACAAGCTCGGCCAGCGCGACGTGATCGCGCGGCTGATCGCGATGCAATACACGCGCAACGACCAGGATTTCCAGCGCGGCACGTTCCGCGTGCGCGGCGACACGATCGACATCTTCCCGGCCGAACACGCGGAAATGGCCGTGCGCGTCGAGTTGTTCGACGACGAGGTCGAGGCGCTGCACCTGTTCGACCCGCTGACGGGCCGCGTGCGGCAGAAGATCCCGCGTTTCACCGTGTATCCGTCGTCGCACTACGTGACGCCGCGCGACACCGTGATGCGCGCGGTCGAAACGATCAAGGACGAGCTGCGCGAGCGGCTCGAGTTCTTCCACCGCGACAACCGGCTCGTCGAGGCGCAGCGGCTCGAGCAGCGCACCCGTTTCGATCTCGAGATGCTGCAGGAGCTCGGCTTCTGCAAGGGCATCGAGAACTACTCGCGGCATTTCTCGGGCGCCGCGCCCGGCGAGCCGCCGCCGACGCTCGTTGATTACCTGCCGCCCGACGCGCTGATGCTGCTCGATGAATCGCACGTGCTGATCGGCCAGCTGAACGGCATGTACAACGGCGACCGCGCCCGCAAGGAGAACCTCGTCAACTACGGGTTCCGGCTGCCGTCGGCGCTCGACAACCGGCCGCTCAAGTTCCCCGAGTTCGAACGCAAGATGCGCCAGGTGGTGTTCGTGTCGGCCACGCCGGCGGACTACGAGAAGCGCGTGACGGGGCAGATTGCCGAACAGGTCGTGCGGCCGACCGGGCTCGTCGATCCGGAAATCGAAGTGCGGCCGGCGAGCTCGCAGGTCGACGACGTGCTGACCGAGATCAACGCGCGCGTGAAGGCCGGCGAGCGCGTGCTGATCACCGTGCTGACGAAGCGCATGGCCGAGCAGCTCACCGAGTTCCTGGCCGACCACGGCGTCAAGGTGCGCTACCTGCACAGCGACATCGACACGGTCGAGCGCGTCGAGATCATCCGCGACCTGCGGCTCGGCACGTTCGACGTGCTGGTCGGGATCAACCTGCTGCGCGAGGGCCTCGACATTCCCGAAGTGTCGCTCGTCGCGATCCTCGATGCGGACAAGGAAGGCTTCCTGCGCGCCGAACGCTCGCTGATCCAGACGATCGGCCGTGCCGCGCGAAACGTGAACGGCAAGGCGATTCTCTATGCCGACAACATGACCGAGTCGATGAAGCGCGCGATCGGCGAGACCGAGCGGCGCCGCGCGAAGCAGATCGCGCACAACGAGAAGATGGGCATTACGCCGCGCGGCGTCGTGAAGCGCATCAAGGACATCATCGACGGCGTCTACAACGCCGACGAGGCGCGCGCGGAGTTGAAGGAGGCGCAACAGCGCGCGAAATTCGAGGACATGTCGGAAAAGCAGCTCGCGAAGGAAATCAAGCGTCTCGAGAAGCAGATGTCCGATTACGCGAAGAACCTCGAGTTCGAGAAGGCCGCCGCGACGCGCGACCAGCTTGCGCTGCTGCGCGAGCGCGTGTTCGGCGCGAACGTCGGCGATCACGTCAACGGCGGCCGGTAA
- the cueR gene encoding Cu(I)-responsive transcriptional regulator, producing MNIGDASRESGVSAKMIRYYEQVGLLAPSKRTDAGYRIYGADEIHILRFIRQARRLGFLVEDIRKLLMLWQDRSRASAEVKSIALEHVAELDKRIAELSDMRDTLADLAAHCHGDGRPECPILARLADPVSEPD from the coding sequence CGAATCCGGAGTCAGCGCAAAAATGATCCGGTACTACGAACAGGTCGGGCTTCTTGCGCCGAGCAAGCGTACCGACGCCGGCTACCGGATCTACGGCGCGGATGAAATTCATATCCTGCGCTTCATCCGTCAGGCACGACGGCTTGGTTTTCTCGTCGAGGACATCCGCAAGCTACTGATGCTCTGGCAAGACCGCTCCCGCGCCAGCGCCGAAGTGAAGTCGATCGCCCTCGAGCACGTGGCCGAACTCGACAAGCGCATCGCGGAACTGAGCGACATGCGCGATACGCTGGCCGACCTGGCCGCGCACTGCCATGGTGACGGGCGGCCCGAGTGCCCGATTTTGGCGCGCCTGGCCGACCCCGTCAGTGAACCAGATTAG
- a CDS encoding 23S rRNA (adenine(2030)-N(6))-methyltransferase RlmJ — translation MLSYRHGFHAGNHADVLKHAVVVQLLRYLNKKDKSYWYIDTHAGAGVYSLRDGYAAKTAEFDTGIGRLWNDKNLPEALGDYVDEVRALNDDGELRFYPGSPYIAWRSMREQDRMRLFEMHTTEIDVLRHNFRDAGRRAMIFAGDGFEGVKALLPPAPRRALVLIDPSYEDKKDYVRTVSCVTECLKRFATGCYAVWYPQVTRTESQRFPEQLKRLQPNNWLHLTLTVSNPPADGLGLYGSGMFILNPPYTLAQSMKEALPYLVETLGQDSGARCQIEHRGN, via the coding sequence ATGCTCAGTTATCGTCACGGTTTTCACGCAGGCAACCACGCGGACGTGCTCAAGCACGCCGTCGTCGTCCAACTGCTGCGCTACCTGAACAAGAAAGACAAGTCGTACTGGTACATCGACACGCACGCAGGCGCGGGCGTGTACTCGCTGCGCGACGGCTACGCGGCGAAGACGGCGGAATTCGACACCGGCATCGGCCGGCTGTGGAACGATAAGAACCTTCCGGAAGCGCTGGGCGACTATGTGGACGAAGTACGCGCGCTGAACGACGACGGCGAGCTGCGCTTCTACCCTGGTTCCCCGTATATCGCATGGCGATCGATGCGCGAACAGGACCGCATGCGCCTGTTCGAAATGCACACGACGGAAATCGACGTGCTGCGCCACAATTTCCGCGACGCGGGGCGACGCGCGATGATCTTCGCCGGCGACGGCTTCGAGGGCGTCAAGGCGCTGCTGCCGCCGGCGCCGCGACGCGCGCTCGTGCTGATCGACCCGTCCTACGAGGACAAGAAGGATTACGTGCGCACGGTGAGCTGCGTGACGGAATGTCTGAAGCGTTTCGCGACGGGCTGCTATGCGGTCTGGTATCCGCAGGTCACGCGGACGGAATCGCAGCGATTTCCCGAGCAATTGAAGCGCCTGCAACCGAACAACTGGCTGCACCTGACGCTGACGGTGTCAAATCCGCCTGCTGACGGATTGGGCCTCTACGGCAGCGGGATGTTCATCCTGAATCCGCCGTATACGCTCGCACAGAGCATGAAAGAGGCATTGCCCTATCTGGTCGAGACGCTGGGACAGGATAGCGGCGCTCGCTGTCAGATCGAGCACCGCGGAAACTGA
- a CDS encoding potassium channel beta subunit family protein, with product MHYRRLGRSGLQISALSLGSWVTYGNQVDQRTARECLAAARDAGVNFFDNAEVYAGGKSEEIMGQALKSLDWPRISYIVSTKFFWGLAEAPNQYHTLNRKYLLNAIDGSLRRLQLDYVDLVYCHRPDPHTPIEETVWAMSDMIARGKALYWGTSEWSADEIRAACEIAERHHLHRPVVEQPQYNLFHRTRVEQEYARLYDDYGLGLTTWSPLASGLLTGKYRNGVPAGSRAQLQGYDWMRDRLTDQASNEIVERLGGIAADLGCSTGQLAIAWVLANPHVSSVITGASRIEQIGDNMRALDVAAKLTPDMKQRIEEVVGGAYE from the coding sequence ATGCACTATCGACGGCTAGGCCGTTCCGGCCTGCAGATCAGCGCGCTCTCGCTCGGTTCGTGGGTCACGTACGGCAATCAGGTCGACCAGCGGACCGCTCGCGAATGCCTCGCTGCGGCACGCGACGCGGGCGTCAATTTCTTCGACAACGCCGAGGTCTACGCCGGCGGCAAATCCGAGGAGATCATGGGCCAGGCGCTCAAGTCGCTCGACTGGCCGCGCATCAGCTATATCGTGTCCACGAAGTTCTTCTGGGGGCTCGCGGAAGCACCGAACCAGTATCACACGCTGAACCGGAAATACCTGCTGAACGCAATCGACGGGTCGCTGCGCCGGCTGCAGCTCGACTATGTGGACCTCGTCTATTGTCATCGTCCCGATCCGCATACGCCGATCGAGGAAACCGTCTGGGCGATGAGCGACATGATCGCGCGCGGCAAGGCGTTGTACTGGGGCACGTCGGAATGGAGCGCCGACGAGATCCGCGCCGCATGCGAGATCGCCGAACGGCATCACCTGCACCGGCCGGTCGTCGAGCAACCTCAGTACAACCTGTTCCACCGTACTCGGGTCGAGCAGGAATATGCGCGGCTCTACGACGACTACGGCCTCGGCCTCACGACCTGGAGCCCGCTGGCATCGGGCCTTCTCACCGGCAAATACCGCAACGGCGTGCCGGCCGGCAGCCGCGCGCAATTGCAGGGCTACGACTGGATGCGCGACCGGCTGACCGATCAGGCCAGCAACGAAATCGTCGAACGGCTCGGCGGGATCGCGGCCGACCTCGGCTGCAGCACGGGCCAGCTCGCGATCGCGTGGGTGCTCGCGAATCCGCACGTGAGTTCGGTCATCACGGGCGCATCGCGGATCGAGCAGATCGGCGACAACATGCGCGCGCTCGACGTTGCCGCGAAGCTGACGCCGGATATGAAGCAACGCATCGAGGAGGTGGTCGGCGGCGCATACGAGTAA